CTAGCATTTGGTGCTATGGTAGGTTGGGGCTGGGTCGTCTTAGCTGGTGGCTGGATTTTATCTGCGGGCACATGGGGCGCTATGCTAGCGTTCTTAATTGGCGGTATAGCAGTGATACTGATTGGCGTTACTTACGCTGAGCTGGCATCATCAATGCCGATTACAGGCGGTGAGCATACTTATACGCACCGAGCATTGGGGGTCAATGTCTCTTTTATTTGCTCGTGGAGTATTTTGTTTGGTTACTTCTCAGTAGTCGCATTTGAGGCAGTAGCCCTACCAACAGTCGTTGAATACTTTATACCCAATTATAACCAAGGTTACCTATGGACCATTGCCGGTTGGGAAGTTTATGCCACGTGGGTAGGCGTCGGTATGCTAGGGTCGGTCGTTGTAACTTGGCTTAATATTCGTGGTATGGAAGTCAGTGCTTGGTTCCAGAAGACAGCAGTATTAGGTATCTTGTTTGTTGGTACGCTGCTAATTATCGGTGCAATACTATACAATCCTGAGACTTCAAATGCAGTGCAATCGCCAGCCTTTATCGGTGGAGTCGGTGGCATGATGGCGGTTATCGTGATGGTACCGTTTATGTTTGTAGGCTTTGACGTTATTCCGCAAGCGGCAGAAGAGATTGATCTGACACGTCCTAATATTGGTAAGTTTTTGATTGTCTCTATCGTCGTTGCTGTGATGTGGTATGTGGGCATCGCATGGAGCGTTGGTACGACATTGCCACTTTTGCAAGCGGAAAACTCAACGCTTGCTACTGCTGATGCAATGACTAACGCATGGCAAGGCAAATGGGCAGGTATCTTACTAGTTATTGGCGGTGTACTCGGTATTTTATCTAGCTGGAATGCGTTCCTAATCGGTGGCAGTCGTCTACTATATGCCATGTCAAAAGCGCATATGTTGCCAGCATTCTTAGGTAAATTACATCCAAAATACAACACACCTGTTAATGCAATTTTACTGATTGGTGGTCTTGCAACGCTAGCGCCATTGTTCGGTCGCAAGATGCTGGTGTGGATCGTTGATGCAGGTGGTTTTGGTATTGTTATCGCTTATACCTGTGTTGCTATCTCGTTCTTAGTGCTACGCTACCGCGAGCCTGATATGGTACGCCCGTTTAGAGTACCAGCTGGAAAGCTGGTAGGCATAATCACAATTGTTTTATGTTTTGGCCTACTTATTCTATATATGCCAGGTATGCCTTCGGCGCTTATAGGTGTTGAGTGGTGGATCTTCCTTGGTTGGACAGTGTTAGGTATTGCATTGTATGGCTATGCATCAGTTAAATATCCAGGTCAAAGTGAAGCAATCATGTCAGAAGAATTACGTCAATTGAAGATTGTGAATCAGTTGTGGTTAAAAGACAATCCGCCCAAAAGATAATATTTTAGATAAAATATTATCTTCCAATAAAAAAGCCTAACATTCAATGTTAGGCTTTTTTTCTAAAAAATTAATTCATTAATTACGATTTATCACGAATTAACTTATAGTTTAAAAATTCAGTGATACCAAGGGTACCAAGCTCGCGACCAAAACCTGAGCGTTTGACGCCGCCGAATGGGGTATTGGCTTCAGAACCAGAAGGTGAGTTGATCGTAACCATACCGACTTCCAATTGCTCAGCGATCTCTGCTGCTAATGCTGAGTCTTGAGTCTGAATGGAAGCACCAAGACCAAATGGGACATCGTTGGCAATCTTGATAGCATGTGCAACATCACGCGCCTTGTAGATGACTGCGACAGGACCAAATAGCTCTTGGCTATAGACATCCATTGAATCATCAACGTCTGCAAGTACGGCAGGAGCAAACCAAGCACCGGGCTTGTCTTTGACAATGCCGCCTTCAACCAATACAGTTGCGCCCGCTTTAATAGCACCGTCTAACTGCTCTTGCAAATTCTCCGCTGCACTCTGTGATGACATCGGTCCAATAAACGTTTTCTGATCTAACGGATCAGACAAAGTCATTCCACGTACGGCATCGGTGAAGCCTTTTACAAACTGGTCATACACGCTTTCGACGATGATTAAGCGTTTAGCAGCATTACAAGCTTGTCCCGTGTTACCAAAGCGACCTTCGATTGCACCTTTAACGGCTTGCTCAATATCAGCATCTGCTGCAACGATAAAAGCATCAGAACCACCAAGCTCTAAAACGACCTTTTTAAGGGCGCCGCCCGCTATTTTGGCAACCGCTTGTCCTGCACGCTCAGAACCTGTCAACGATACACCTTGCACTCTGCTGTCTTCAATAATAGTCGCTGCTTGATCGTTGGTAGCAAAGATATTGTTATAAACGCCATCAGGTAAACCGGCGTCTTTTAGGATCTCAACGACGACTTCTGCGGTATTAGGACACTGCGGCGCATGCTTTAGGATAATGGTATTACCCGCTACCACGTTTGGTGCCACAAAGCGTGCTACCTGATAATGCGGGTAGTTCCATGGCATAATGCCAAATAATACGCCAACTGGTAGCTTTTCTACCGAGGCTGAGCCTTGATCTACATCAATGGTATTTGGTGCTAATAGCTGCTCAGCATTGTCCGCATAATAGCGATAAATTTCAGCAACTAGGCCAATTTCACCCTTTGCTTGGGCAACTGGCTTGCCCATTTCTGTAGCAACCCTATCTGCCAGCTCATCCTGACGATCAATATAGATGTCAGCGACTTTATTTAATATTGCACTACGTTCGCTAAGAGACGTTTTTTGCCAGTCTTGATAAGCCGTATCAGCTTGCTCAATAGCATTCTGAATATCTTGTTCGTTTGCAGTAGGGTAAGTGGCTTCAACTTCGCCAGTAGCTGGGTTGGTTACTTGATATTCGCTCATAAATATTCCTTAGGTTCAAAATCCATTTCTGGTTGTTATTTAAAAAGGTGCTTACTCTGTTAAATTAATTTAAATCTTAGAATAAAGTCTTAAACTAAACAGCCCTTAACAGGTTTGTTGTTAATTAATCACAATTTGGCTGCTGGTTGCTGCTGGGTAATACAATGTATATTACCGCCGCCAAAGACAATCTCTTTCGTCCGTACTCCCACTACCTGATGGCTAGGAAAGACTTTTTCAAGCTGCGCAATTGCTAAACTGTCATTAATATCATCATATTGCGGTACGATAATGGCATCATTACAGATTAAAAAATTGGCATACGAGGCGATGCATACATCACCTGTACGACGTGCTTTAGCATCATCAGACTGCTCAACGTCGTAATGTTCAGGCAAAGTTACGGGGTCTTTAGTACAACAAAGCTTATGAACTTTCAAACGTCTACCTTTAGCATCTGTCATAGCAGATAACTGCTGATACGCTTTTTGCGTAGCGTCAAAAAACGGATGACTAGGATCATCGGTAAATAAGCAAACCACTTCACCGGGGCGCGCAAAACAAGCAATATCATCAATATGGCCTGTGGTCTCTTCAGGATCAATACCGTCATCGATCCATAGCACTTTTTGAGCATTAAGATAAGCTTTAAGCTGGTCTTCAATTTGGCGCTCGGTAAGATGCGGATTACGCCCAGAACTGAGCAGACACATACGCGTAGTCAGTACTGTGCCTTCGCCATCGACATGAAAAGCGCCACCTTCCATCACAAAACCTTCAGTACGATAGCGTTTGATATCTAAATAATCGCATAGACGCGCAGCTAACTTATCATCATCATCCCAAGGTGCATAAAGACCGTCATAGTCTCCGCCCCATGCATTGAAAGTCCAATCACAGCCGCGTAGCTCACCTGCATCATTGATTAAAAAGGTTGGAACGATGTCACGCGCCCATGCATCATTGCTCGGCATGGAGATGACTTCGATATCATCAGGCAGGCTATCACGACATTGTTGATAGTCATTAAGGTTGACTAAAACTGCGACCTCACAAAAGCGTCTGATAGCCATAGCTACCGCTGCATAAGCTGCTTTAGCAGGTATAGCTTGCTGACGCCAGTTATCCGCTCGATAGGGCCATACCATCCATACTTTCTGTAATGGCTCAAATTCCGCTGGCATATAAAAGCCGTCATCGGACGGAGTTGAGTCTTGAATGAGTTCAGACATATGAGTCACCTTGTTAGCAGTAGTATTTTAAGAAACGATTTTGTATGGCCTATATCAGTCATAGTTTGACATTATTTGCAGTTTAGCCATGGGTAAGTAAAGTGCCATACATAGATGGACGACGATCGCGGAAAACACCCCACTGATGACGATCACTGGCAAGCTTATCCAAATCAAAGGTTGCGCTAATCACTTCAGTTTTATCTGCTGAGGCTTCTTCGATAATCTCACCTCTTCCATCAGTGATAAATGAGCTACCGTAGAACGCCATAACGCTATCAACGCCGTTCTGCGTTATCGTCTCGGAGCCGATACGATTAGACGCCACCACTGGCATTAGGTTGGCTGCTGCATGACCTTGCATACAACGCTGCCAATGGCCTTTTGAGTTGATACCCAATGTTGGCTCATCACCAATCGCTGTCGGGTAAAATAATATCTCAGCACCCATAAGTGCCATACTACGCGCGCATTCAGGGAACCACTGATCCCAGCAGATACCTACACCAATCTTGGCATATTTGGTCTCCCAAACCTTGAATCCAGTATCGCCTGGGGTAAAATAAAACTTTTCGGCGTAAGGAATACCATCTGGTATGTGG
The nucleotide sequence above comes from Psychrobacter sp. P2G3. Encoded proteins:
- a CDS encoding APC family permease; this translates as MSGLKKSLGTFDIIALAFGAMVGWGWVVLAGGWILSAGTWGAMLAFLIGGIAVILIGVTYAELASSMPITGGEHTYTHRALGVNVSFICSWSILFGYFSVVAFEAVALPTVVEYFIPNYNQGYLWTIAGWEVYATWVGVGMLGSVVVTWLNIRGMEVSAWFQKTAVLGILFVGTLLIIGAILYNPETSNAVQSPAFIGGVGGMMAVIVMVPFMFVGFDVIPQAAEEIDLTRPNIGKFLIVSIVVAVMWYVGIAWSVGTTLPLLQAENSTLATADAMTNAWQGKWAGILLVIGGVLGILSSWNAFLIGGSRLLYAMSKAHMLPAFLGKLHPKYNTPVNAILLIGGLATLAPLFGRKMLVWIVDAGGFGIVIAYTCVAISFLVLRYREPDMVRPFRVPAGKLVGIITIVLCFGLLILYMPGMPSALIGVEWWIFLGWTVLGIALYGYASVKYPGQSEAIMSEELRQLKIVNQLWLKDNPPKR
- a CDS encoding NAD-dependent succinate-semialdehyde dehydrogenase translates to MSEYQVTNPATGEVEATYPTANEQDIQNAIEQADTAYQDWQKTSLSERSAILNKVADIYIDRQDELADRVATEMGKPVAQAKGEIGLVAEIYRYYADNAEQLLAPNTIDVDQGSASVEKLPVGVLFGIMPWNYPHYQVARFVAPNVVAGNTIILKHAPQCPNTAEVVVEILKDAGLPDGVYNNIFATNDQAATIIEDSRVQGVSLTGSERAGQAVAKIAGGALKKVVLELGGSDAFIVAADADIEQAVKGAIEGRFGNTGQACNAAKRLIIVESVYDQFVKGFTDAVRGMTLSDPLDQKTFIGPMSSQSAAENLQEQLDGAIKAGATVLVEGGIVKDKPGAWFAPAVLADVDDSMDVYSQELFGPVAVIYKARDVAHAIKIANDVPFGLGASIQTQDSALAAEIAEQLEVGMVTINSPSGSEANTPFGGVKRSGFGRELGTLGITEFLNYKLIRDKS
- the aguA gene encoding agmatine deiminase, translating into MSELIQDSTPSDDGFYMPAEFEPLQKVWMVWPYRADNWRQQAIPAKAAYAAVAMAIRRFCEVAVLVNLNDYQQCRDSLPDDIEVISMPSNDAWARDIVPTFLINDAGELRGCDWTFNAWGGDYDGLYAPWDDDDKLAARLCDYLDIKRYRTEGFVMEGGAFHVDGEGTVLTTRMCLLSSGRNPHLTERQIEDQLKAYLNAQKVLWIDDGIDPEETTGHIDDIACFARPGEVVCLFTDDPSHPFFDATQKAYQQLSAMTDAKGRRLKVHKLCCTKDPVTLPEHYDVEQSDDAKARRTGDVCIASYANFLICNDAIIVPQYDDINDSLAIAQLEKVFPSHQVVGVRTKEIVFGGGNIHCITQQQPAAKL
- the aguB gene encoding N-carbamoylputrescine amidase, with translation MMRTVTVATTQMACSWDKQQNIDIATDLVTKAAKAGANIILLQELFETPYFCQVHDFDYFKLATSVADNAAIKHFRNLAKELAVVLPISFYEKSGNTFFNSVTVIDADGEILGTYRKTHIPDGIPYAEKFYFTPGDTGFKVWETKYAKIGVGICWDQWFPECARSMALMGAEILFYPTAIGDEPTLGINSKGHWQRCMQGHAAANLMPVVASNRIGSETITQNGVDSVMAFYGSSFITDGRGEIIEEASADKTEVISATFDLDKLASDRHQWGVFRDRRPSMYGTLLTHG